From a single Calothrix sp. NIES-2098 genomic region:
- the apcA gene encoding allophycocyanin alpha subunit ApcA has translation MSPIMKSILNADSEARYLTPGEIEQIKIFTANADRRLRLVKAITENRQNIIKQSGNQLFQKRPDIISPGGNAYGQEMTATCLRDMDYYLRLVTYSIVAGDSTPIQEIGVVGVRQMYRSLGTPIEAVAESIRMMKNVVTSMIAAEDVSEVNGYFNSIIAAMQ, from the coding sequence ATGAGTCCGATCATGAAGTCAATTTTAAACGCAGACTCTGAAGCTCGCTATCTCACCCCTGGTGAGATAGAACAAATTAAGATTTTTACAGCAAATGCTGATCGTCGTCTGCGCTTAGTTAAAGCCATCACAGAGAACCGACAGAACATTATTAAGCAATCTGGAAATCAACTATTTCAAAAGCGTCCAGATATTATCTCACCTGGTGGCAACGCCTACGGACAAGAAATGACTGCGACTTGTCTGCGGGACATGGATTACTATCTGCGCTTGGTAACTTACAGTATCGTAGCTGGTGATTCTACACCGATTCAAGAGATTGGTGTTGTTGGTGTCCGCCAAATGTACAGATCTCTCGGTACTCCGATTGAAGCTGTCGCTGAAAGTATCCGTATGATGAAGAACGTTGTCACTTCCATGATAGCTGCTGAAGATGTTAGTGAAGTTAATGGTTACTTCAACTCCATAATCGCTGCTATGCAGTAG
- a CDS encoding permease codes for MNQLNNGFTLFLSLLVEAIPFLLLGVLFSSVLLFFVDERKLVEKMPKNPILGALVGSTIGFLFPVCECGNVPVARRLLMQGVPTPVAIGFLLAAPTINPIVIWSTWTAFRDQPEIVVLRIVLSLTIATIIGFVFSFQKDLIPIAQPALARYLKFNPPAPPEATRRGRRYQTQQNTTGSTLLKSGTYILGGKGSLTARIDDNLIDANSPSSPSSKPLADKLRLVVDNIVQELRELGGVMVLGSAIAAAIQVLAPRELILSLGAGPISSIVAMLILAAVVSICSTVDSFFALSFASTFTSGSLLAFLVFGPMIDIKGVGLMLSIFKAKALFYLFALAGLLTFLFTLFLNLHVM; via the coding sequence ATGAATCAACTGAACAATGGTTTCACCCTATTTCTGAGTTTGCTAGTCGAGGCGATACCTTTTTTGCTTCTGGGAGTTTTATTCTCCAGCGTGCTGCTATTTTTTGTAGATGAGCGCAAACTGGTAGAAAAAATGCCCAAAAATCCAATACTGGGCGCTTTAGTTGGTAGCACAATCGGCTTTTTATTTCCGGTGTGTGAGTGCGGTAACGTGCCGGTAGCGCGGCGCTTGCTGATGCAGGGAGTACCCACACCAGTAGCAATAGGTTTTTTGCTAGCAGCACCGACAATTAACCCCATAGTAATTTGGTCAACTTGGACAGCGTTTCGAGATCAGCCAGAAATAGTGGTGTTACGCATCGTATTGTCTTTAACGATCGCGACAATTATTGGCTTTGTTTTTAGTTTTCAAAAAGACTTAATTCCCATTGCCCAACCGGCGTTAGCTCGTTACCTCAAATTTAATCCCCCAGCCCCACCAGAAGCAACACGCCGGGGGCGACGTTATCAAACACAACAGAATACAACAGGTTCTACTTTGTTGAAGTCTGGAACTTATATCCTAGGAGGAAAAGGTAGCTTAACTGCGCGCATAGATGATAATTTAATTGACGCAAACAGCCCATCATCTCCTAGCTCTAAACCCCTTGCAGATAAACTGCGTTTAGTAGTAGATAATATCGTTCAAGAACTACGAGAATTAGGCGGAGTAATGGTTCTCGGAAGTGCGATCGCTGCTGCTATTCAAGTATTAGCACCTAGGGAATTAATACTCAGCCTAGGTGCGGGGCCGATTAGCTCAATTGTGGCCATGCTGATATTAGCCGCAGTTGTATCCATCTGTTCTACAGTAGATTCATTTTTCGCCCTATCTTTTGCTTCCACTTTTACCAGTGGTTCTCTGTTAGCTTTTCTGGTATTCGGCCCCATGATTGACATCAAAGGCGTAGGTTTGATGTTATCAATTTTCAAAGCGAAGGCTCTATTTTATTTATTTGCTTTAGCAGGATTATTAACGTTTTTGTTTACTTTGTTTTTGAATTTGCACGTCATGTAA
- the thiG gene encoding thiazole synthase: MTSDILIIGGGVIGLAIAVELKLRGANVTVLCRDFNAAASHAAAGMLAPDAEKLTNEAMYALCWRSRALYPDWTRKLEELAGLPTHYWPCGILAPVYEQQDQKNAALLPSARESPAYWLDKTAIEQYQPGLSAEVVGGWWYPEDAQVDNRALARVLWTAAESLGVELKDGVSVEGFLQQQGKVLGVQTSIGVIHADRYVLATGAWSNELLPLPVRPRKGQMLRVRVPESLPELPLTRVLYGQETYIVPRRNRSIIIGATSEDVGFTPHNTPAGIQSLLQKAIRLYPQLQDYPIEEFWWGFRPATPDELPILGTSPCKNLTLAVGHYRNGILLAPITAALIADLISEHKSDPLLSHFHYSRFLPKTSTSMLTHSANFSNGHHSLVALDNSQLSTQDSPLTIAGKTFQSRLMTGTGKYRSIEEMQQSIVASDCQIVTVAVRRVQTKAAGHEGLAEALDWQKIWMLPNTAGCQTAEEAIRVARLGREMAKLLGQEDNNFVKLEVIPDPKYLLPDPIGTLQAAEQLVKEGFAVLPYINADPMLAKRLEEVGCATVMPLASPIGSGQGLKTTANIQIIIENAGIPVVVDAGIGAPSEAAQAMELGADALLINSAIALAKNPPAMARAMNLATVAGRLAYIAGRMPIKDYASASSPLTGTITK; encoded by the coding sequence ATGACTAGTGACATTTTAATTATTGGCGGCGGCGTTATTGGCTTGGCGATCGCTGTAGAACTGAAACTGCGCGGGGCAAATGTCACCGTGCTTTGCCGTGATTTTAACGCCGCTGCTAGCCATGCGGCGGCTGGGATGTTAGCACCAGATGCGGAAAAATTGACAAACGAAGCAATGTATGCTTTGTGTTGGCGATCGCGTGCTTTATATCCAGACTGGACGCGCAAACTTGAAGAACTCGCTGGTTTACCCACACATTACTGGCCTTGTGGCATCTTAGCACCTGTTTACGAGCAGCAAGACCAAAAAAATGCTGCTTTGTTACCATCCGCCCGTGAATCACCAGCTTACTGGTTAGATAAAACAGCCATTGAGCAATATCAGCCAGGTTTATCAGCCGAAGTAGTTGGGGGCTGGTGGTATCCCGAAGACGCACAAGTAGATAATCGCGCCTTAGCACGTGTTCTGTGGACGGCGGCTGAGTCCCTTGGTGTAGAACTCAAAGATGGCGTCAGCGTTGAAGGATTTTTGCAGCAACAGGGCAAAGTGCTGGGCGTGCAAACCAGTATAGGCGTAATTCACGCCGATCGTTATGTTTTAGCCACTGGTGCTTGGTCAAATGAATTATTACCCTTACCCGTGCGTCCGCGCAAAGGACAAATGCTGCGGGTGCGAGTGCCAGAATCTCTACCAGAATTGCCCCTGACACGAGTTTTGTATGGGCAAGAGACTTACATTGTTCCGAGAAGAAATCGCTCGATTATCATTGGCGCGACTAGCGAAGATGTTGGTTTTACTCCTCACAACACCCCCGCAGGTATTCAAAGCCTACTACAAAAAGCTATCCGCCTCTATCCACAATTACAGGATTATCCCATAGAGGAATTTTGGTGGGGATTTCGCCCAGCTACCCCAGATGAATTACCAATTCTGGGTACTAGCCCCTGTAAAAATCTAACTTTGGCTGTTGGTCATTATCGCAATGGTATTCTGCTAGCACCGATAACCGCCGCCTTAATTGCCGATTTGATTTCCGAACACAAATCAGACCCTTTACTTTCTCATTTCCACTATTCGCGCTTCCTCCCCAAAACATCTACCTCCATGCTCACTCACTCTGCGAATTTCTCTAATGGGCATCATTCTCTTGTTGCTTTAGATAACTCACAACTCAGCACCCAAGACTCACCACTGACTATCGCTGGCAAAACCTTCCAATCTCGCTTAATGACTGGTACTGGAAAGTATCGCAGCATTGAAGAAATGCAGCAAAGTATTGTCGCAAGTGATTGTCAAATCGTTACCGTAGCAGTGCGGCGGGTACAAACCAAAGCTGCGGGACATGAAGGTTTAGCCGAAGCACTCGATTGGCAGAAAATTTGGATGTTACCTAATACCGCAGGCTGTCAAACCGCAGAAGAAGCGATTCGGGTAGCGCGTTTAGGGCGAGAAATGGCAAAACTTTTGGGACAGGAAGATAATAATTTCGTCAAGCTAGAAGTCATCCCAGATCCGAAATATTTACTCCCAGACCCGATTGGGACGCTGCAAGCCGCAGAACAATTGGTAAAAGAAGGCTTTGCTGTATTACCCTACATCAACGCTGACCCGATGTTAGCCAAGCGCTTAGAAGAAGTCGGTTGTGCTACAGTCATGCCTTTAGCATCGCCTATCGGTTCGGGACAAGGATTGAAGACAACCGCTAACATCCAGATAATCATTGAAAACGCTGGTATACCTGTGGTAGTAGATGCTGGTATTGGTGCGCCATCAGAAGCAGCCCAGGCGATGGAATTAGGTGCAGATGCCTTATTAATTAATAGTGCGATCGCTTTGGCTAAAAATCCACCCGCAATGGCACGCGCCATGAATTTAGCCACAGTCGCCGGTCGTTTGGCATACATAGCTGGCAGAATGCCTATTAAAGACTACGCCAGCGCTAGTTCACCACTCACAGGCACCATTACTAAATAG
- a CDS encoding pentapeptide repeat-containing protein, whose translation MTEEFSCNLKFSQQPTQPVRTLEALLKLYAQGHRNFSGSDLRGVTVNILDKEIKYLDLREIILKESNLTSIVLNRAAELKVDLTGADFSNCNLQGADLSSCRLDQCNFNNSDLRRANLSRSSCRGSDFIQANFQNIIISESHLNDFTASNFMDANFRSSYITGQFSHASFRGCNFHKATFKSFYSQGADFSDADLRDTQLPAPTTVDLRYSYYNTQTKFSKNIDPIAMGMELIEDESDSKD comes from the coding sequence ATGACTGAAGAATTTAGTTGTAATCTCAAGTTTTCTCAACAACCTACACAACCAGTCAGAACACTGGAAGCTTTGCTTAAACTTTATGCACAAGGACATCGTAACTTTTCTGGTTCCGACTTGCGTGGCGTAACAGTAAATATCCTTGATAAAGAGATTAAATATCTAGATTTACGCGAAATTATTCTTAAGGAATCTAATCTTACAAGTATTGTACTTAATAGAGCAGCAGAATTAAAAGTAGATTTAACTGGTGCAGATTTTAGTAATTGTAATCTACAAGGAGCCGATTTATCTAGTTGTAGGCTTGATCAATGTAATTTTAATAATTCAGATTTAAGAAGAGCAAATTTATCCCGTTCCTCTTGTCGAGGTTCAGACTTTATACAAGCTAATTTTCAAAATATCATTATTAGTGAAAGCCACTTAAATGATTTTACGGCATCAAATTTTATGGATGCTAATTTTCGTTCATCATATATAACTGGTCAATTTTCTCATGCTAGTTTTCGTGGCTGCAATTTTCACAAAGCAACTTTTAAGAGTTTTTACTCGCAGGGAGCAGATTTTTCGGATGCTGACTTACGAGATACACAATTACCTGCTCCAACTACTGTAGATCTGCGATATTCTTACTACAATACTCAAACAAAATTTAGTAAGAATATCGATCCAATAGCAATGGGAATGGAACTTATTGAAGATGAAAGTGATTCCAAGGATTGA
- a CDS encoding histidine kinase, with translation MAQDFSFQISPPFLSQGSDRDLGLESTLQELSMYNFQVELSCTAIEVARMFEKYPLLPGAILREQGKFVGMISRRRLLEFWIRPYGKELFFREPLSMLYSYARIAILQLPETTPILSAMQLTLRRSPELVAEPVVVQTAPDTYKLLDVYELNLASWQIRGIETQVRYERSQTQMIQNDKMASLGRLVDGVAHEILDPVSFIWGNLTYVSNYSQDLLKLIAAYDQESPGGSNYINYLKEEIEFDFLEEDLSKALASIRTGAERLKKLVTSLQNFCHIDDVYPKPGDLHACLDSIVLLINSRIQGEIEIVKNYGHLPPVYCFMGQLSQVLMNIFTESIDSLLNEIVRHQFHPETTNSIEKPRIEITTKIIPREAIKPGAPDSRWVSICIADNGPGMSLELQQQIIESYTMEKRADKTTSLAVSYRIITARHGGKLNLRSQLGKGTEFEILLPLL, from the coding sequence GTGGCACAAGATTTCAGTTTTCAAATATCACCACCATTTTTATCTCAGGGTAGCGATCGCGATCTCGGTTTAGAGTCAACTCTCCAAGAACTGTCAATGTACAACTTCCAAGTGGAACTTAGCTGTACCGCTATAGAAGTTGCACGAATGTTTGAAAAGTACCCTTTGCTACCAGGCGCAATCTTACGCGAACAGGGTAAGTTCGTCGGGATGATTTCGCGGCGACGACTTTTAGAATTTTGGATTCGTCCTTACGGAAAAGAGTTGTTTTTCCGGGAACCACTGAGTATGCTCTACAGCTATGCACGAATAGCGATTTTGCAGCTTCCGGAGACGACACCAATTTTGTCAGCAATGCAACTTACTTTAAGGCGATCGCCTGAACTGGTAGCAGAACCTGTGGTGGTACAAACTGCACCTGATACTTATAAGTTATTAGATGTATATGAACTAAATCTTGCTTCCTGGCAAATTCGCGGGATAGAAACTCAAGTGCGCTATGAACGCAGCCAAACCCAAATGATTCAAAATGACAAAATGGCTAGTTTGGGACGTTTGGTAGATGGGGTGGCACACGAAATTTTAGACCCCGTAAGTTTTATCTGGGGTAACTTAACTTATGTTTCTAACTATAGCCAGGACTTGCTCAAACTTATAGCAGCTTATGACCAAGAATCACCTGGTGGTTCCAATTACATTAATTATCTTAAAGAAGAGATTGAATTTGATTTTCTAGAAGAAGATTTATCCAAAGCATTAGCTAGTATCCGCACTGGGGCAGAAAGATTAAAAAAACTCGTCACTAGTTTGCAAAACTTCTGTCATATCGATGATGTCTATCCCAAGCCAGGAGATTTACACGCTTGTCTAGATAGTATTGTTTTATTAATTAATAGCCGGATTCAAGGAGAAATTGAAATAGTTAAAAACTACGGTCACTTGCCACCAGTATATTGCTTCATGGGGCAATTAAGTCAAGTATTAATGAATATTTTTACTGAATCAATAGATAGCTTACTGAATGAAATTGTCCGCCATCAATTCCATCCAGAGACTACAAATAGTATTGAAAAACCGCGAATTGAAATCACTACAAAAATTATTCCTCGCGAAGCAATCAAACCAGGAGCGCCCGATTCTCGCTGGGTTTCTATTTGCATTGCTGATAACGGGCCGGGTATGTCTTTAGAGTTACAACAGCAAATTATTGAATCCTACACTATGGAGAAACGTGCTGATAAAACAACTAGTTTAGCTGTTAGTTATCGAATTATTACAGCAAGACATGGAGGTAAGTTAAATTTGCGATCGCAACTTGGTAAAGGTACGGAATTTGAAATTTTATTACCTTTGCTATGA
- a CDS encoding 2-isopropylmalate synthase/homocitrate synthase family protein, with translation MTPNSSPQLWLYDTTLRDGTQREGLSVSIEDKLRIARRLDRLGIPFIEGGWPGANPKDVQFFWQLQEDPLKHSEIVAFCSTRRPNTTASSESMLQAILAAGTRWVTVFGKSWDLHVTTGLKTTLEENLAMIRDTIEYLFAQGRRVIYDAEHWFDGYKHNPDYALQTLDAAIAAGAEWLVLCDTNGGTLPHEVSQIVQAVNSHLSTVICQEIRTIPQIGIHTHNDSELAVANALAAVMAGAKMVQGTINGYGERCGNANLCSLIPNLQLKLGYSCIGEDELAQLTEASRFVSEVVNLAPDEHAPFVGRSAFAHKGGIHVSAVERNPLTYEHIQPEQVGNRRRIVISEQSGLSNVLAKARTFGIELDQNQPEARQILQRMKELEREGYQFEAAEASFALLMYEALGNRQQFFEVKGFQVHCDLIEGKEASSALATIKVAVNGQNILEAAEGNGPVAALDAALRKALLNFYPQIAEFELTDYKVRILNGHTGTAAKTRALVESGNGHQRWTTVGVSTNILEASYQAVVEGLEYGLLLYSQKEPVFLSTRKSKAENTTISES, from the coding sequence ATGACCCCAAATTCCTCACCTCAACTTTGGCTCTATGACACAACGCTACGGGATGGTACTCAACGTGAAGGACTATCGGTGTCCATAGAAGATAAGCTACGCATTGCTAGAAGACTCGATCGATTAGGAATTCCCTTCATTGAAGGTGGTTGGCCTGGTGCCAATCCCAAGGATGTACAATTTTTCTGGCAATTACAGGAAGATCCACTGAAACACTCCGAAATTGTGGCTTTTTGCTCCACACGTCGCCCTAACACCACTGCGTCATCAGAATCGATGCTGCAAGCCATTCTCGCGGCGGGTACGCGTTGGGTGACAGTTTTTGGTAAGTCTTGGGATTTACACGTCACAACAGGTCTAAAAACAACTTTAGAAGAAAATTTGGCGATGATCCGCGATACGATTGAGTACCTTTTTGCTCAAGGGCGGCGGGTAATCTATGATGCCGAACATTGGTTTGATGGCTACAAGCACAACCCTGATTATGCTTTACAGACATTAGATGCGGCGATCGCAGCTGGTGCAGAATGGCTAGTTCTGTGTGATACCAATGGCGGGACTTTACCCCATGAAGTGAGCCAAATTGTCCAGGCAGTCAATAGTCATTTATCAACAGTCATTTGTCAAGAAATAAGGACAATCCCTCAAATTGGCATTCACACTCATAATGACTCCGAGCTAGCAGTTGCTAATGCTTTAGCTGCTGTTATGGCTGGGGCAAAGATGGTACAAGGTACAATCAATGGCTACGGGGAACGTTGTGGTAATGCTAACCTCTGTTCGTTAATTCCCAATTTACAATTGAAGTTGGGTTATAGCTGTATCGGTGAAGACGAGCTAGCGCAACTTACAGAAGCTAGCCGTTTTGTGAGCGAAGTAGTCAACCTAGCTCCGGACGAACACGCGCCTTTTGTTGGTAGGTCAGCATTTGCTCACAAAGGTGGTATTCATGTCTCCGCAGTCGAACGCAATCCCTTAACTTACGAACACATTCAGCCAGAACAAGTGGGAAATCGTCGCCGCATCGTGATTTCCGAACAATCTGGTTTGAGTAATGTGTTAGCAAAAGCCCGGACTTTTGGGATTGAATTAGATCAAAATCAACCAGAAGCACGGCAAATTCTCCAGCGGATGAAAGAATTAGAAAGAGAAGGATATCAATTTGAAGCCGCCGAAGCAAGTTTCGCCCTGTTGATGTACGAAGCTTTGGGGAATCGCCAGCAGTTCTTTGAAGTTAAAGGTTTTCAAGTCCACTGCGATTTAATTGAAGGCAAAGAAGCAAGCAGCGCTTTAGCGACAATTAAAGTAGCTGTTAATGGTCAGAATATTTTAGAAGCTGCGGAGGGTAATGGCCCTGTGGCTGCTTTGGATGCTGCTTTACGCAAGGCTCTGTTAAACTTCTACCCCCAAATTGCAGAGTTTGAGTTAACAGATTATAAAGTCCGGATTCTTAACGGACACACAGGTACAGCAGCAAAAACGCGGGCACTTGTAGAATCGGGTAACGGCCATCAACGCTGGACTACCGTAGGTGTTTCAACAAATATTTTGGAAGCTTCCTATCAAGCTGTTGTAGAAGGTTTGGAGTATGGTTTGTTGCTGTACTCCCAAAAAGAACCTGTATTTCTCTCTACCCGCAAGTCGAAAGCTGAGAACACGACTATTTCTGAATCTTAA
- a CDS encoding short-chain dehydrogenase/reductase SDR: MKIQGKVALITGASRGIGRAIALELAQQGIKRAILLSRDRQKLAEVAQEIEALGTSATIVPIDLTQAVEVNIAVAQLWRDCGPIHLLVNCAGVAYQSPFLQSKLPQVQEEISLNLLGMYNLTSLIARRMANHRQGTIVNVSSLMGKIAAPTMATYSATKFAILGFTQALRQELAPYNIKVQALLPSLTDTDMVRGFQLFRWVIPMTPQQVAQTFVAGLQRDAPEILVGWQSHLAVWCQRLAPWLLEPILQIATPSAFRSKQPNLLSTLTQKLSLITRDLLLSRNMVSFVSARK, translated from the coding sequence ATGAAGATTCAAGGTAAAGTTGCCTTAATTACTGGGGCTTCCCGTGGAATTGGGCGGGCGATCGCTCTCGAACTAGCACAACAAGGCATCAAGCGCGCGATCTTATTGTCACGCGATCGCCAAAAGTTAGCAGAAGTAGCCCAAGAAATCGAGGCACTGGGAACATCTGCCACCATCGTACCGATAGATTTAACTCAAGCAGTTGAGGTAAATATTGCTGTTGCGCAACTGTGGCGCGATTGCGGCCCCATACATCTACTGGTTAATTGTGCGGGAGTCGCATACCAAAGTCCATTTTTACAATCGAAACTTCCCCAAGTTCAAGAAGAAATCTCCCTCAATTTATTGGGAATGTACAACTTAACTAGTCTGATAGCTCGACGCATGGCTAACCACAGACAAGGGACAATTGTGAATGTGTCCAGCTTAATGGGGAAAATAGCTGCACCCACAATGGCGACTTATTCAGCCACCAAATTTGCCATTTTAGGATTTACTCAAGCCTTACGTCAGGAACTAGCACCCTACAATATCAAAGTGCAAGCCTTACTACCTTCCCTCACAGACACAGACATGGTACGAGGCTTTCAATTATTTCGTTGGGTAATCCCGATGACTCCGCAACAAGTCGCGCAAACGTTTGTCGCAGGCTTGCAGAGAGATGCACCAGAAATTTTAGTAGGATGGCAAAGTCATTTAGCCGTTTGGTGTCAGCGTCTTGCACCTTGGTTGCTAGAACCGATTCTACAAATAGCCACTCCGTCAGCTTTTAGAAGCAAACAGCCTAACCTACTGAGTACACTTACTCAAAAACTCAGCCTGATAACACGAGATTTGCTCTTATCGAGAAACATGGTTTCTTTCGTATCTGCACGTAAGTAA
- a CDS encoding rfrA pentapeptide repeat-containing protein: MRLAAVDLLQRYAAGERDFSGVLMEGELIGVNLQGINLSRAYLLGTNFERSDLSNANLTGSELSECDFTEANLSGADLREATLYEASFDGSNLTGADLRGAKLVDTFFGGANLTGADLRGANLRQTRLQSANLTYANIHGVDLSRTIFCNTLMPDGTFRDDRCTD, translated from the coding sequence ATGAGGCTCGCTGCTGTTGATCTGCTCCAACGGTATGCTGCTGGCGAGAGAGATTTCTCCGGTGTTCTTATGGAAGGTGAACTCATTGGTGTTAACCTTCAGGGAATTAATTTAAGTCGAGCTTACTTACTCGGTACTAACTTTGAGCGCTCCGATCTCAGCAACGCTAATTTAACTGGATCTGAACTTTCCGAATGTGATTTCACGGAAGCTAATTTGAGTGGAGCCGATTTAAGAGAAGCAACCCTTTATGAAGCCAGTTTTGATGGTTCCAACTTGACTGGTGCTGACTTGAGAGGAGCTAAATTAGTAGATACCTTTTTTGGAGGTGCCAATTTGACTGGTGCTGATTTGAGAGGAGCTAACTTGAGACAAACTAGGCTACAAAGTGCTAATCTCACATACGCCAACATTCACGGAGTTGATTTGAGTAGAACTATCTTTTGCAACACGCTTATGCCAGATGGCACTTTTCGAGACGATCGTTGCACTGATTGA
- a CDS encoding CAB/ELIP/HLIP superfamily protein has translation MPNTTKVKELSSNQRNAWFGGFTPQSEILNGRLAMIGFVAVIVIEVVSGHGFLHFWNIL, from the coding sequence ATGCCAAACACGACAAAAGTTAAAGAGTTGAGTTCAAATCAACGCAATGCTTGGTTTGGGGGTTTTACTCCTCAATCAGAAATTTTGAATGGTCGTCTAGCAATGATAGGCTTTGTAGCCGTCATAGTGATTGAAGTAGTTTCCGGTCACGGCTTTCTGCACTTTTGGAACATTCTGTAA